In Persephonella sp., a single window of DNA contains:
- a CDS encoding thioesterase family protein, giving the protein MKLNYSRKVHFYETDAQGVVHHSNYPRYFEEARGYFLEELGYPYHKVREELNIDIVLVELSVKYKNPLRYGDIFNIEFWISHMDRFFFDFDYVVTANQTQIATGKTKHVCIDRFSRKLVSVPEVLRKGYGEK; this is encoded by the coding sequence ATGAAACTTAATTACAGCAGAAAAGTTCATTTTTATGAGACAGATGCACAGGGGGTAGTTCACCATTCAAACTATCCCCGTTATTTTGAAGAGGCAAGAGGATATTTTTTAGAGGAACTGGGGTACCCTTATCACAAAGTAAGAGAAGAACTAAATATAGATATAGTTCTTGTTGAGCTTTCTGTTAAATACAAAAATCCATTAAGATATGGTGATATTTTTAATATAGAGTTCTGGATTTCACATATGGACAGATTTTTCTTTGATTTTGATTATGTGGTGACAGCAAATCAGACTCAAATTGCAACAGGAAAAACAAAACATGTTTGTATAGACAGATTTTCCAGAAAATTAGTTTCTGTCCCAGAGGTGCTTAGAAAAGGCTATGGAGAAAAATAA
- a CDS encoding TldD/PmbA family protein, with the protein MEKNKIVSSVSDLLSGYQWEIYISSVQTLKVVSGNLSMESLTKSKETGVGIRIKKGEKTGFFYISNPTEEKINKAVQKAIQSIEISEDDPYIQFSSPTDNPVNPEIYDKYFAENLSDAEKSQIALEFEEKIRSKDSRITNIRNCSFIEKISEYTLINSNGVEISEKSTAYTIMAAAIATGEKDSQIAWGFDSSRFLSDLNVDKTAEEMVHNAVSLLGAKPIPSQVIPALFPPYAFTQILEAFFPVFSGESLITGKTYLKDKLQEKIAPDFLTLIDSGLLSRKVGSRKFDDEGTPTQSTEIIKNGVFQTFLHSIYTANKTSSTPTGNGFRNSFKDTPSVQPSNFYLSNGSQPVKPEGKYFKVIEMMGLHTANPVTGDFSVGATGLLIQDGYEYPVSGITISGNFFELLGNIVQIGNDLKFYGRFGSPSVFVSRINIGGD; encoded by the coding sequence ATGGAGAAAAATAAGATAGTATCCTCAGTTTCAGATCTTTTATCAGGCTATCAATGGGAGATATACATATCCTCGGTTCAGACTTTAAAGGTCGTTTCCGGCAATTTATCTATGGAAAGCCTGACAAAATCAAAAGAGACAGGGGTAGGAATCCGGATTAAAAAAGGAGAAAAAACCGGATTTTTTTATATATCAAATCCGACAGAAGAAAAAATTAATAAAGCAGTTCAAAAGGCTATACAGTCCATTGAGATATCCGAAGATGACCCTTATATCCAATTTTCAAGCCCTACTGACAATCCTGTAAATCCAGAAATATACGATAAATATTTTGCAGAAAATTTATCTGATGCTGAAAAATCTCAGATTGCACTGGAATTTGAAGAAAAAATAAGGTCAAAGGATAGCAGAATAACCAATATTAGAAATTGCAGTTTTATTGAAAAAATATCTGAATATACTCTGATAAATAGTAATGGAGTAGAAATTTCTGAAAAATCCACAGCATACACAATTATGGCAGCAGCCATAGCAACAGGGGAAAAAGATAGCCAGATTGCATGGGGATTTGACTCTTCCAGGTTTCTGTCTGATTTAAATGTAGATAAAACTGCAGAAGAGATGGTTCATAATGCTGTTTCTCTACTGGGAGCAAAGCCTATTCCTTCACAGGTAATACCTGCTTTATTTCCTCCTTATGCATTTACACAGATTTTGGAAGCCTTTTTCCCTGTTTTTTCTGGGGAAAGTCTTATCACAGGAAAAACTTATCTAAAGGATAAACTACAGGAAAAAATAGCACCTGATTTTTTAACATTGATAGACAGCGGATTACTTAGCAGAAAAGTAGGTTCCAGAAAATTTGATGATGAAGGAACTCCAACCCAGAGCACAGAGATAATCAAAAATGGAGTATTCCAGACATTTCTACATAGCATATACACAGCAAATAAAACTTCATCTACACCAACAGGTAACGGATTTAGGAATTCTTTTAAAGATACCCCATCGGTTCAGCCTTCAAACTTTTACCTATCAAATGGCAGTCAACCTGTAAAACCAGAAGGAAAATACTTTAAAGTAATAGAAATGATGGGGCTTCATACAGCAAACCCTGTTACAGGTGATTTTTCCGTAGGAGCAACAGGATTGCTTATTCAGGATGGGTATGAATATCCTGTAAGCGGAATAACCATATCAGGTAACTTTTTTGAGCTGCTTGGAAATATAGTCCAGATAGGTAATGACCTGAAATTCTACGGAAGATTTGGAAGCCCTTCTGTATTTGTTTCCAGAATAAATATTGGAGGAGATTAA
- a CDS encoding CBS domain-containing protein encodes MQVVFLAEGADLDALSTAYGITLLYPETKILLPGALSSGVRLVLKHFEKLFKNKLIKKEELSQIDTLFLADTNNYKKAIKELKGYVSQETKIIIFDHHPVRIKIPYKIEKHIKKTGAATTIVVNKIKKQKIPISPDEATLLALGIYEDTGSFLYEITTPQDLRAASYLISKGADINLIKNIIEEKIDIQEIEIIHQIVDNIQNFYLKDKKIVFSTAYSSQYIPDISSYLHMIKPLQEADAFFILITEKTKTSIIARSKTPEIDVGKIMSFLGGGGHYTTASATVKGLTVQEIKNYIEMVLIGETHRNRKIKEFMSNQIITVNKNQKLSQIKDLLDKAPLLFVVNKNGKFEGIVITKVLKESLKHGLLEAKVENFIIDSVITFEPETTLIEAEKQIMNSSQEYFPVLKKGKPVGIINRTYIIKILHGQVFDTEKDIFISRERIKPRYLNYENRLRNYLPEDIISHLEKIGKISKQLGYNTYLVGGIVRDIILGKKSLDIDLIVEGDAIHLAREYAKSEKLPVHTFDEFMTAQITLKNGQKIDLATARKEIYTHPGAYPKVEKATIKEDLYRRDFTINTLAIEITEGRFGTLIDYFNGIKDIKDKVIRILHQLSFVEDPIRILRALRFAGRLGFRLGKHTEKLLKLSVDENMLEFAPTGRVNLEFTYTFNEEKVVDILMLMNKYKVLHSLIPEFYMDEKREEIISRVRDTIISFEMFLDIKIDRVSNYLLSLLYHLPFEISYKFLEKYHFEKSKKFFEEYFDVKDKFKKIPEKNSELYKKIKFISKDLLVFICASSDIELSERIIKVLKKEEEKKLLISGKDLQELGIKPSPIYKVIIDDVFKKYLDEEIKTKKEAIEYIKSRYREEIK; translated from the coding sequence TTGCAAGTAGTTTTTTTAGCTGAAGGTGCAGACCTTGATGCACTTTCTACAGCTTACGGAATAACGCTTTTATACCCTGAAACAAAGATTTTGCTTCCGGGAGCTTTATCCTCAGGGGTTAGACTGGTTTTAAAACATTTTGAAAAACTATTTAAAAATAAACTAATTAAAAAAGAAGAACTATCCCAAATTGACACACTATTTCTGGCAGATACCAATAACTATAAAAAAGCAATAAAAGAATTAAAGGGGTATGTATCCCAAGAAACAAAAATAATCATATTTGACCATCATCCTGTAAGGATAAAAATCCCTTATAAAATAGAAAAACATATAAAAAAAACAGGTGCTGCAACCACAATAGTGGTAAATAAAATAAAAAAACAAAAAATCCCTATATCTCCTGATGAAGCAACATTACTTGCCCTTGGTATCTATGAAGACACAGGTAGTTTCCTTTATGAGATAACAACACCACAGGATTTGAGGGCAGCATCTTATTTGATATCAAAGGGGGCAGACATTAATTTGATAAAAAATATAATTGAGGAAAAAATAGATATTCAGGAGATAGAAATAATCCACCAGATAGTTGATAATATTCAAAATTTCTATCTTAAAGACAAAAAAATCGTATTTTCCACAGCTTATAGCAGCCAGTATATACCTGATATATCTTCATACCTTCATATGATTAAACCACTGCAGGAAGCAGATGCCTTTTTTATCCTGATTACAGAAAAAACCAAAACAAGTATAATAGCCCGTTCAAAAACTCCTGAAATAGATGTAGGAAAAATAATGTCCTTTTTAGGCGGTGGAGGACATTACACGACTGCCAGTGCTACAGTAAAAGGTCTGACTGTTCAGGAAATAAAAAATTACATAGAAATGGTGCTTATAGGAGAAACCCATAGAAACAGAAAAATAAAAGAATTTATGTCAAACCAGATAATTACCGTTAATAAAAATCAAAAGCTTTCCCAGATTAAAGACCTTCTTGACAAAGCACCTTTGCTCTTTGTTGTAAATAAAAACGGAAAATTTGAAGGAATAGTAATAACGAAGGTTTTAAAGGAAAGCCTGAAACACGGTCTATTGGAAGCAAAAGTAGAAAACTTTATCATTGATAGTGTAATCACATTTGAACCTGAAACAACACTAATTGAAGCAGAAAAACAAATTATGAACTCTTCTCAGGAATATTTCCCTGTTTTAAAAAAAGGTAAGCCTGTAGGAATAATAAACAGAACATATATAATCAAGATTTTACACGGACAGGTATTTGATACAGAAAAGGATATTTTCATATCACGGGAGAGGATTAAACCTCGTTATCTAAATTATGAAAACCGCCTGAGAAATTATCTACCTGAAGATATAATCTCCCATCTTGAAAAAATCGGAAAAATATCAAAACAGCTTGGATATAACACATATCTGGTAGGAGGGATAGTCAGGGATATTATCTTAGGTAAGAAAAGCCTTGATATAGACCTAATTGTTGAGGGAGATGCGATACATCTTGCCAGAGAATATGCAAAAAGTGAAAAACTGCCTGTTCATACCTTTGATGAATTTATGACAGCCCAGATAACCTTAAAAAATGGCCAGAAAATAGACTTGGCAACAGCCAGAAAAGAGATTTATACCCATCCGGGAGCATACCCAAAGGTAGAAAAAGCAACCATAAAAGAAGACCTTTACCGGAGGGATTTTACAATAAACACCCTTGCAATAGAGATCACAGAAGGCCGTTTTGGAACACTGATAGATTATTTTAATGGCATAAAGGATATAAAGGACAAAGTAATCAGAATTCTACACCAGCTAAGTTTCGTTGAAGACCCTATCAGGATACTAAGGGCACTTAGATTTGCAGGAAGGCTTGGCTTTAGACTGGGGAAACACACAGAAAAACTGCTTAAACTATCTGTTGATGAGAATATGCTTGAATTTGCCCCGACAGGCAGGGTAAACCTTGAGTTTACTTATACATTTAACGAGGAAAAAGTGGTTGATATCCTTATGCTTATGAACAAATACAAAGTTCTCCACAGCCTTATTCCTGAATTTTATATGGATGAAAAAAGGGAAGAAATAATCAGCAGAGTCAGAGACACAATTATCTCATTTGAGATGTTTCTTGATATAAAAATAGACAGGGTTTCAAACTATCTCCTTTCCCTTTTATACCATTTGCCATTTGAGATTTCTTACAAATTCCTTGAAAAATATCATTTTGAAAAAAGTAAAAAATTCTTTGAGGAATATTTTGATGTAAAAGACAAATTCAAAAAAATCCCTGAAAAAAATTCGGAGCTATACAAAAAAATAAAATTTATCAGCAAAGATTTACTTGTCTTTATATGTGCCAGCAGCGATATTGAACTTTCTGAAAGAATTATAAAAGTTCTGAAAAAAGAGGAAGAAAAAAAACTGCTTATATCAGGGAAAGACCTGCAGGAGCTGGGCATTAAGCCATCTCCCATATACAAAGTCATAATTGATGATGTGTTTAAAAAATATCTAGATGAAGAGATAAAAACAAAAAAAGAAGCTATTGAATACATAAAATCCAGATACAGAGAGGAGATAAAATGA
- a CDS encoding YtfJ family protein: MIFLSLIAAVVLSIGQVPPVVHLDGKIGGKVDGKPFSTEMIKGKVYLVLYVDPDKRDLNEDFAEALKKQHFDHSKFGSIAIINMKATWLPNFVLESILKKKQKKYPHTIYVKDYDKVFVKKWGLKDEDYNVLLFDKSGKLLFYKSGKLTPEDTQKVIQLIKQNL; this comes from the coding sequence ATGATTTTCCTGAGTTTGATTGCCGCTGTTGTCCTTTCTATAGGGCAGGTTCCCCCTGTTGTCCATCTGGACGGAAAAATAGGAGGCAAAGTTGACGGAAAACCATTTTCCACAGAAATGATAAAAGGAAAGGTCTATCTGGTTTTATATGTTGACCCTGATAAAAGAGACCTGAATGAAGATTTTGCTGAGGCTTTAAAAAAACAGCATTTTGACCACTCAAAATTCGGTTCAATAGCAATCATAAATATGAAGGCAACATGGCTGCCAAACTTTGTGCTGGAAAGCATCCTAAAGAAAAAGCAGAAAAAATATCCCCATACTATTTATGTAAAGGATTACGATAAGGTTTTTGTCAAAAAATGGGGTTTAAAGGATGAAGATTACAACGTGCTACTTTTTGATAAAAGCGGCAAATTGTTGTTTTACAAGTCTGGAAAGCTAACTCCGGAAGATACCCAGAAGGTCATTCAGCTTATAAAACAGAATCTATGA
- the xth gene encoding exodeoxyribonuclease III — MKICTFNVNSIRTRKDLIIRWLIEKEKDIDILCFQEIKVEDDKFPYEDFEKLGYKAVVYGQKGYNGVATLSRKDFVEIKKGLGDEYFDQQKRILSTKIGDIWVINVYAPHGDLRGGDKYYYKLDWYKRFRQFLDENFSPEDKIIALGDFNVAIEDIDVYDPELLADTIGTMPEERESFKNILDFGFVDTFRYLYPDKQQFTWWDYIGGAIWKNEGMRIDYILATKPLIPHLKDVYVDLWPRRRRTPKPSDHAPVIAIFEV; from the coding sequence ATGAAGATATGCACTTTTAATGTGAACTCTATACGGACAAGAAAAGATCTGATAATCCGTTGGCTTATAGAAAAGGAAAAGGATATAGATATCCTATGTTTTCAGGAAATAAAGGTTGAAGATGACAAATTTCCCTATGAAGATTTTGAAAAGCTTGGATACAAGGCTGTAGTTTATGGTCAAAAAGGATATAACGGTGTTGCAACCCTTTCCAGAAAGGATTTTGTTGAAATTAAAAAAGGTCTTGGGGATGAATACTTTGACCAGCAAAAAAGAATTTTATCTACAAAGATAGGAGATATCTGGGTCATAAATGTGTATGCTCCCCACGGAGATTTAAGAGGCGGAGATAAATACTATTACAAGCTTGACTGGTATAAAAGGTTCAGGCAGTTTTTGGATGAAAACTTTTCACCTGAAGATAAAATAATAGCCCTCGGAGATTTTAATGTTGCCATTGAAGATATAGATGTTTACGACCCGGAGCTACTTGCTGACACCATCGGCACAATGCCGGAAGAAAGGGAATCCTTCAAAAATATCCTTGATTTTGGTTTTGTTGATACTTTCAGATATCTGTATCCAGACAAACAGCAGTTTACATGGTGGGATTATATCGGCGGTGCTATCTGGAAAAATGAAGGAATGAGAATAGATTACATTCTTGCCACAAAACCACTAATTCCACATCTGAAAGATGTTTATGTTGATTTATGGCCAAGGAGAAGAAGGACACCAAAACCATCAGACCACGCACCTGTAATAGCAATATTTGAGGTTTAA
- a CDS encoding TetR/AcrR family transcriptional regulator: MSQSTKEKLINSAIQIFSQKGFYNTKISDIVQNAGLAQGTFYIYFKSKEDIFMHIVLMIVDQINQTIEKYSSHKDIPEKVMKLFAREIFALLYQYKQIAYIFFFQIICVNEEFQKIYFETSRKIFEFYKKNLQEFPDNEIRADILIGYGKRLTEVELLINNLSYEEIIQKFDKAIEIITGA; the protein is encoded by the coding sequence ATGAGTCAGTCAACAAAAGAAAAGCTTATAAACTCGGCAATACAGATATTTTCCCAGAAGGGATTTTATAACACCAAAATATCCGATATAGTCCAGAATGCCGGACTGGCACAGGGCACATTTTATATATACTTCAAAAGCAAAGAAGATATTTTTATGCATATAGTCCTGATGATAGTTGACCAGATAAACCAGACCATTGAGAAATATTCCTCGCACAAAGATATTCCGGAAAAGGTTATGAAACTCTTTGCAAGGGAGATTTTTGCCCTTCTTTACCAGTATAAACAGATAGCTTATATATTTTTCTTCCAAATAATATGTGTAAATGAAGAATTTCAGAAGATATACTTTGAGACATCAAGGAAAATCTTTGAGTTTTATAAAAAGAACCTTCAAGAGTTTCCGGATAATGAAATTAGAGCAGATATCCTTATTGGTTATGGTAAAAGACTAACAGAGGTTGAACTTCTAATAAACAATCTTAGCTATGAAGAAATCATACAAAAATTTGATAAGGCAATAGAAATAATAACAGGAGCCTGA
- a CDS encoding TolC family protein produces the protein MKRLLFALIPMLAYGLTIDEAVEKAIKQNLEIKQQRVELKKAKIQLKEDYNLWAPEFFLNFSYTTYKDTPYTKIPYGVLPFPLSFKQVDKDFKNFSAGINFPIFTGFARPNKISISKLEIKSNRELLKETINQITAKTKTAYLDALMAQAIVEVYKKQLEAVKKHLYRVKEFYKEGLVTKVDILQTQVKLSEIKRNLRKAEGDLKIAKARLKKILNENINDDIELQPVKIKIPENLNLQALYNLALRNRNIIRSVRLKEKEMEKLEKIRLSSFFPKVAAQAYYFYTDQYPYLDPKDNYALSIGLQWKFQGIKPYYSALKTKLEAKKVRLQLKQLKNNIKLEVKATYENFQTAKENLKVAEDTLAEAEEYYRMVVEQFKNQLASTTDVLDAESMLTSARKGREISYYQFIKAFVELEKAVGGRINAQ, from the coding sequence ATGAAAAGGTTATTATTTGCACTTATTCCTATGCTTGCTTACGGGCTAACTATAGATGAAGCAGTAGAAAAAGCAATAAAACAGAACCTTGAGATAAAACAGCAAAGGGTAGAGCTAAAAAAAGCAAAAATCCAGTTAAAAGAGGATTACAACCTGTGGGCACCTGAATTTTTTCTGAATTTTTCTTACACAACCTATAAAGATACTCCTTATACAAAAATTCCTTACGGAGTTTTACCTTTCCCCCTGTCATTTAAACAGGTAGACAAAGATTTTAAAAACTTCTCTGCAGGGATAAACTTCCCTATTTTTACAGGATTTGCACGGCCTAACAAGATTTCTATCTCAAAGCTTGAGATTAAATCTAACAGAGAGTTATTAAAAGAAACCATTAATCAGATAACCGCTAAGACAAAAACAGCTTATCTTGATGCCCTTATGGCACAGGCAATTGTTGAAGTTTATAAAAAACAGCTCGAAGCTGTGAAAAAGCACCTATACCGTGTAAAAGAGTTCTATAAAGAAGGTCTGGTAACAAAGGTTGATATTCTTCAAACACAGGTGAAACTGTCAGAGATAAAAAGGAACCTGAGAAAAGCAGAAGGAGACCTGAAAATAGCAAAAGCAAGACTGAAAAAGATTTTAAATGAAAATATAAATGATGATATAGAGCTGCAGCCGGTAAAAATAAAAATACCAGAAAATTTAAACCTTCAAGCTTTATACAACTTAGCCTTGAGAAACAGAAATATAATCAGGTCTGTTAGATTAAAAGAAAAAGAAATGGAAAAACTTGAGAAAATTAGACTATCCTCATTTTTTCCTAAAGTGGCAGCACAAGCTTATTATTTTTACACAGACCAGTATCCATATTTAGACCCAAAGGATAATTATGCATTATCAATAGGTCTTCAATGGAAATTTCAAGGTATAAAGCCTTATTACTCAGCACTGAAAACAAAACTTGAGGCAAAAAAGGTAAGACTTCAGTTAAAACAGCTAAAAAACAATATAAAACTTGAGGTAAAAGCTACTTATGAAAACTTCCAGACAGCAAAAGAAAATCTAAAGGTGGCAGAAGACACCCTTGCAGAAGCAGAGGAATATTACAGAATGGTGGTTGAGCAGTTTAAAAATCAGCTTGCTTCCACAACCGATGTTCTGGATGCTGAAAGTATGCTTACATCTGCCAGAAAAGGCAGAGAAATCTCTTACTACCAATTTATAAAAGCATTTGTTGAACTGGAAAAGGCTGTAGGGGGAAGGATAAATGCGCAATAA
- a CDS encoding HlyD family secretion protein yields MRNKIGLIIIVALIVVFAFVAFKWIKHRIDYAVTDAVFVESDQMANLSFYRAQGKIIKLYKNEGDTVKKGEVIAEIDPTDYITKLKQVKHQIQALQAKKASLEEKLKKTTQKVSIKEKTAYLTKEQVKTSIKALEHQLKQIKAKIQLVKRDVERFERLAKKELIPHRKYEEAQTQLKILIQQKKATLQQIESLKLNLKKAQESIKLAEAEKLSIPEIKKNIESLQNKILALQQQKKDLENLISYTKLISPYNGKIAKKFVSEGEVVPAGKPIYAIVPDNTLYILVLLEETKLKGVKIGSKAIIHIDAYPDKEYKGEVFEINPATAAKFALVPRDVTAGEFTKVAQRIPVKIKITEGDLSVLKVGLGGKVEIKREK; encoded by the coding sequence ATGCGCAATAAGATAGGATTAATCATAATTGTTGCTTTGATTGTGGTTTTTGCCTTTGTGGCATTTAAATGGATAAAACACAGGATTGATTATGCCGTTACAGATGCAGTTTTTGTTGAGAGTGACCAGATGGCTAATCTCTCTTTTTACAGGGCACAGGGAAAAATTATAAAACTGTATAAAAATGAAGGGGATACTGTTAAAAAAGGAGAGGTTATTGCCGAGATAGACCCTACAGACTATATAACAAAGCTAAAACAGGTAAAACATCAGATACAAGCCCTTCAGGCAAAAAAAGCGTCCCTTGAGGAAAAACTGAAAAAAACCACACAAAAAGTTTCAATAAAAGAAAAAACAGCTTATTTAACAAAAGAGCAGGTAAAAACTTCAATAAAAGCCCTTGAACATCAGCTAAAACAGATAAAAGCAAAAATTCAGCTTGTTAAAAGAGACGTTGAAAGATTTGAAAGACTGGCAAAAAAAGAGTTAATCCCCCATAGAAAATATGAAGAAGCCCAGACACAGCTTAAGATATTAATCCAGCAGAAAAAAGCCACTCTTCAGCAGATAGAGAGTCTGAAACTTAATCTTAAAAAAGCACAGGAAAGTATAAAACTGGCAGAGGCGGAAAAGCTAAGTATTCCTGAAATAAAGAAAAATATAGAAAGTCTACAAAATAAAATTCTGGCATTACAGCAGCAGAAGAAGGATTTAGAAAATTTAATCTCATATACAAAGTTAATTTCACCATACAACGGAAAAATAGCCAAAAAGTTTGTTAGCGAAGGAGAAGTAGTTCCTGCAGGGAAACCGATTTATGCTATTGTTCCGGACAACACCCTTTATATCCTTGTTTTACTTGAAGAAACAAAACTGAAAGGTGTAAAAATAGGCAGCAAAGCAATAATACATATTGATGCTTATCCGGACAAGGAATACAAAGGAGAAGTCTTTGAGATAAATCCTGCAACGGCAGCAAAATTTGCTTTAGTTCCAAGGGATGTAACTGCCGGAGAGTTTACAAAAGTAGCCCAGAGGATACCTGTAAAAATAAAAATTACAGAAGGGGATTTATCTGTCCTGAAAGTTGGTCTTGGCGGAAAAGTAGAAATAAAAAGGGAAAAATAA
- a CDS encoding DHA2 family efflux MFS transporter permease subunit, with amino-acid sequence MNTDTPIYQQISVWERTLITIIVMLGAFMAILDTTIVDIIVPKITAPLKTDLYGAQWVITAYMIASATMLILAEWLDKNFGLRKIYIFGVFLFAISSFACGISDSLETMVAARVFQGMGEAFIMATAQAILFSVYPPEKKGLAMGIFGLGVSFAPSIGPTLGGYITEYLNWRWVFFINIPVGILTVLLALFYLPETSLIREKTRLNFISFGLLSLFTITTLIILSKGQQLGWFMSDFIVYMVIIAVFSLLFYILSEMVSKQPLIDFSIFKIKEYFVGFSIFFLLLGFSMYQVFYLLPLYFEFLKGLSTFDAGLHILAFAVFIALFSPIAGILSDKIGEKKVLYMAIVIYLIASLYFLPRLDYFTPNIKAAIMTIPLGISLGMFFAPVTTLALRNLGEKTSLGTGLLHYSRFIGGSFGTAIATNDLYKYGYQHFEGINNQQNISYVEMFITKLSHIFSQFTYPEKAKKLAMALIYKVQYLYSMNWSFHDTFLVAGLWGLFGALPALILVYFDIFRRRKA; translated from the coding sequence TTGAACACAGATACACCTATTTATCAGCAGATATCAGTCTGGGAAAGAACGCTTATAACGATAATAGTAATGCTTGGGGCTTTTATGGCTATTCTGGATACAACCATTGTTGATATTATTGTTCCAAAAATCACAGCCCCTTTAAAAACTGACCTTTACGGTGCCCAATGGGTTATCACAGCATATATGATAGCCTCTGCCACTATGCTGATACTGGCTGAATGGCTAGACAAAAATTTTGGTCTGAGAAAAATCTATATATTCGGGGTTTTCCTGTTTGCTATTTCTTCTTTTGCCTGTGGTATATCAGACAGTCTTGAAACTATGGTGGCTGCAAGGGTTTTTCAAGGGATGGGAGAAGCCTTTATTATGGCAACGGCACAGGCAATTTTATTCTCCGTTTATCCTCCTGAGAAAAAAGGTCTGGCAATGGGGATTTTCGGGCTTGGTGTTAGTTTTGCCCCTTCTATAGGTCCTACCCTTGGTGGATATATCACAGAATATCTAAACTGGCGATGGGTATTTTTTATAAATATTCCTGTTGGAATTTTGACTGTTCTTCTGGCGCTATTTTATCTTCCTGAAACAAGTTTAATCAGGGAAAAAACAAGACTTAATTTTATTTCCTTTGGCCTCTTATCACTTTTTACCATTACAACGCTGATAATACTTTCAAAAGGACAGCAGCTTGGCTGGTTCATGTCTGATTTTATTGTCTATATGGTAATAATTGCCGTTTTTTCTCTGCTGTTTTATATCCTGTCTGAAATGGTTTCAAAACAGCCTTTAATTGATTTTTCAATATTTAAAATAAAGGAATATTTTGTAGGATTTTCTATATTCTTTTTACTCCTTGGTTTTTCAATGTATCAGGTTTTTTATCTACTGCCCCTTTATTTTGAGTTTTTAAAAGGGTTATCTACTTTTGATGCAGGTTTACATATTCTTGCATTTGCGGTTTTTATTGCACTCTTTTCACCTATAGCAGGGATACTGTCAGACAAAATAGGAGAGAAAAAGGTCTTATATATGGCAATTGTTATTTATTTGATAGCATCATTATACTTCCTGCCACGGCTTGATTATTTCACACCGAATATAAAAGCTGCCATTATGACAATTCCTCTGGGGATATCACTGGGGATGTTTTTTGCACCGGTTACTACACTTGCATTAAGAAATCTTGGGGAAAAAACATCATTGGGAACCGGACTACTGCATTACTCCAGATTTATAGGTGGTTCTTTTGGAACGGCTATAGCAACAAATGACCTGTATAAATATGGTTATCAGCATTTTGAGGGTATCAATAATCAGCAGAACATATCCTATGTGGAAATGTTTATAACAAAGCTTAGTCATATATTCTCCCAGTTTACATATCCGGAAAAGGCAAAAAAGCTTGCAATGGCACTAATTTATAAAGTCCAGTATCTTTATAGTATGAACTGGTCTTTCCACGATACATTTTTGGTTGCAGGATTATGGGGGTTATTTGGGGCTTTACCTGCCTTAATTCTGGTTTATTTTGATATCTTTAGAAGGAGAAAAGCATGA